The following are from one region of the Acomys russatus chromosome 32, mAcoRus1.1, whole genome shotgun sequence genome:
- the Prss35 gene encoding inactive serine protease 35 codes for MQKVLFWLIIFIPGLALSDGSGAEPALTWHLSRIPRVVTERTIQLASPTFQADAGMGMATVCGIECQEELPAPSLSQLEDSLSYETVFENGTRTLTSVKIQGLVLEPTQNSSIKGARPRRRRQVYGTDSRFSILDKRFLINFPFNTAVKLSTGCSGALVSPKHVLTAAHCVHDGKDYVKGSKKLRVGVLKMRNKGGRKKRRGSKRSRREAQGGGQSHSSQEHPQESAAQRQGKESRRGPRVTQGRPSFQWTRVKSTHIPKGWARGESEEPALDYDYALLELKRAHKQQQHLELGVSPTITKLPGGGRIHFSGFDNDRKDQLVYRFCSVSEESNDLLYQYCDAEAGSTGSGIYLRLKEPGQKIWKRKIIAVYSGHQWVDVHGVQKDYNVAVRITPLKYAQICLWIHGNAANCAYG; via the coding sequence ATGCAAAAGGTGTTATTTTGGTTGATAATTTTCATCCCTGGATTGGCCCTCTCTGATGGGTCTGGAGCAGAGCCGGCTCTTACGTGGCACTTGAGCAGAATACCCCGGGTTGTGACTGAGAGGACTATCCAGCTTGCCAGCCCCACCTTCCAGGCGGATGCTGGCATGGGGATGGCCACTGTGTGTGGCATCGAATGTCAAGAAGAGCTCCCGGctcccagcctctcccagctGGAAGACTCCCTTTCCTATGAGACGGTTTTTGAGAATGGCACCAGAACCTTAACCAGCGTGAAAATTCAAGGTCTGGTCCTGGAGCCCACTCAGAATAGCAGCATAAAAGGAGCACGGCctaggagaaggaggcaggtgtACGGCACGGACAGCAGATTTAGCATCTTAGACAAAAGGTTCTTGATCAATTTCCCTTTTAATACGGCCGTGAAGCTGTCCACCGGCTGCAGCGGCGCCCTCGTCTCCCCCAAGCACGTGCTCACCGCCGCTCACTGCGTCCACGACGGGAAGGACTATGTGAAAGGCAGTAAAAAGCTGAGGGTGGGAGTGCTGAAGATGAGAAACAAAGGAGGCCGCAAGAAACGCAGAGGTTCCAAGAGAAGCCGAAGAGAAGCACAGGGAGGTGGCCAAAGCCATAGCAGTCAGGAGCATCCGCAGGAGAGCGCCGCCCAAAGACAGGGAAAAGAATCCAGGCGGGGTCCGAGGGTCACCCAAGGGAGGCCTTCCTTTCAGTGGACCCGTgtcaagagcacccacattcccAAAGGCTGGGCgaggggagagagtgaggaaCCTGCCTTGGACTACGACTATGCGCTCCTGGAGCTGAAGCGAGcacacaagcagcagcagcacttggaGCTGGGAGTCAGCCCCACCATCACCAAGCTGCCCGGAGGAGGTCGGATCCACTTCTCTGGATTTGACAACGACAGGAAAGATCAGTTGGTGTATCGGTTTTGCAGTGTTTCTGAGGAATCCAACGACCTCCTGTACCAGTACTGCGATGCTGAAGCAGGCTCCACTGGCTCCGGGATCTACCTGAGGCTCAAAGAACCGGGCCAAAAAATCTGGAAGCGCAAGATTATCGCGGTCTACTCCGGTCACCAGTGGGTGGATGTGCACGGGGTTCAGAAGGATTACAACGTGGCTGTGCGCATCACTCCGCTCAAATATGCCCAGATTTGCCTCTGGATCCACGGAAACGCAGCCAACTGTGCTTACGGCTGA